The Vallitalea longa genome includes a window with the following:
- a CDS encoding carbohydrate ABC transporter permease, producing MVISKKRKFLQYFLLCLVGAFFLFPFLWLLDTSLKNDAQIFKFPPDWIPNPVMFSNYKDALHAIPFLHYTGNTVKIVFFAVLGNLISAPMIGYAFAKLHWRGRNKVFILVLATMMLPFQVTMIPLYSMYVKLGWINTIAPLVVPDFFGKAFFIFLMRQFFLTIPEEMSQAARIDGASEFRIYWNICLPLAKPAVVSVGLFAFIWSWTDFLGPLIFLTQSDKWTISIGLSQFTTSHGLDWKLLMAGATMFMLPMIILFFIMQKTFIQGINTSGLKE from the coding sequence GTGGTTATTTCAAAGAAAAGAAAATTCTTACAGTATTTTTTGTTATGTTTGGTAGGCGCATTTTTCCTATTCCCATTTTTATGGCTTCTTGATACGTCTTTGAAAAATGATGCTCAAATTTTTAAATTCCCACCTGATTGGATTCCTAATCCAGTTATGTTTTCTAATTATAAAGATGCATTACATGCTATACCTTTTTTGCATTACACAGGAAATACAGTCAAAATAGTTTTCTTTGCTGTATTAGGGAATCTTATTTCAGCACCAATGATAGGATATGCTTTTGCTAAATTACATTGGCGTGGTAGGAATAAAGTATTTATTTTGGTACTTGCTACAATGATGTTACCTTTCCAAGTAACGATGATTCCTCTCTACAGCATGTATGTTAAATTAGGATGGATAAATACTATAGCACCTTTGGTTGTTCCTGATTTTTTTGGTAAAGCATTTTTTATTTTTTTAATGAGACAGTTTTTTCTAACGATACCTGAGGAGATGTCACAAGCGGCTAGAATCGATGGGGCATCAGAGTTTCGAATATATTGGAATATATGTTTACCATTAGCGAAACCAGCAGTTGTATCAGTGGGATTATTCGCTTTCATCTGGTCGTGGACAGATTTTCTTGGACCTTTAATTTTTCTAACACAAAGCGATAAATGGACTATATCAATAGGATTAAGTCAATTTACAACTTCTCATGGATTAGATTGGAAATTATTGATGGCGGGAGCGACTATGTTTATGCTTCCGATGATCATACTTTTTTTCATCATGCAAAAAACTTTTATCCAAGGAATAAATACTTCTGGATTAAAAGAATAG